Proteins from a genomic interval of Rosa chinensis cultivar Old Blush chromosome 2, RchiOBHm-V2, whole genome shotgun sequence:
- the LOC112189586 gene encoding uncharacterized protein LOC112189586: MADSNDVEMAATQPTGDQTASRSKYDLMYDPKRDTAKDVRNAMLVVAALISAATFAAGINPPGGVWQGDIENSTQHSSGKSVLGTNSAPAYKVFYFLNAVAFSSANVVISNLVYRFPYYPEIWAAMVSMSGTYGVSVAAVSPPGDAFYGRFIWFAIAVPYIIRIIVHYWKKWCAN; encoded by the coding sequence ATGGCCGACAGTAATGATGTTGAAATGGCTGCTACACAGCCAACTGGTGATCAAACTGCTTCTAGGTCGAAATATGATCTTATGTACGATCCAAAACGAGACACCGCAAAAGACGTAAGAAATGCTATGTTAGTCGTCGCTGCCCTTATTTCTGCGGCAACCTTCGCAGCGGGAATAAACCCTCCAGGCGGGGTTTGGCAAGGCGATATCGAAAATTCCACTCAACACTCTTCCGGTAAGTCGGTTTTAGGTACGAATAGTGCACCTGCTTACAAAGTCTTCTATTTCTTGAACGCCGTAGCTTTCTCGTCAGCAAACGTGGTGATTAGCAATCTTGTATATAGATTTCCATATTATCCGGAAATATGGGCTGCTATGGTTTCTATGTCGGGAACCTACGGTGTTTCGGTTGCTGCCGTAAGTCCCCCTGGAGATGCTTTCTACGGTCGGTTCATATGGTTTGCCATCGCCGTTCCTTATATTATAAGGATTATTGTTCACTATTGGAAGAAATGGTGTGCAAATTGA
- the LOC112184463 gene encoding uncharacterized mitochondrial protein AtMg00820-like: MAEPVPNQNVPEPQQNVAEPRRSQRTRKPTFGGQNNIYEAYLQEVESTLADDNDPINFKQAAESNESKQWKKAMDAEIESMYNNEVWELVKPDLNHKPIGSKWVFKTKRDAKGNIERHTARLVAKGFTQKEGIDFTETFSPVSTKDSFRIIMALVTHYDMDHIKWM, from the coding sequence ATGGCTGAACCTGTACCAAATCAAAATGTTCCTGAACCTCAACAAAATGTAGCtgaacctagaagatcacaaagAACTAGGAAGCCAACTTTTGGTGGTCAAAATAATATTTATGAGGCTTATCTGCAAGAAGTTGAGAGCACTTTAGCAGATGATAATGACCCTATAAATTTTAAGCAAGCTGCAGAAAGTAATGAGTCAAAACAATGGAAGAAAGCCATGGATGCAGAGATTGAATCCATGTATAATAATGAAGTGTGGGAGCTTGTGAAGCCAGATCTAAATCACAAGCCTATAGGCAGCAAGTGGGTGTTCAAAACTAAGAGAGATGCCAAGGGAAATATTGAGAGACATACAGCAAGGCTTGTGGCTAAAGGGTTCACACAAAAGGAGGGTATAGATTTTACAGAAACATTTTCACCAGTTTCAACTAAGGACTCTTTTAGAATCATAATGGCTCTTGTAACTCACTATGATATGGATcacatcaaatggatgtaa
- the LOC112184464 gene encoding uncharacterized protein LOC112184464 yields the protein MAVVHEAGSIYMNLNNVLMLTGTNFRAWRDLVERYMMMHENIDLVFHEDEPEALTKDSSTEEVKAFKAWHRSNRMAKNTIRNTMFDTVRGSVEEPDLATDYMEAIKRKFKESEKAEAARLSKAFHELKYEGSGGVREHIMKLIYINARLRELLMGANIAKWCMLHCILCQIPSVGLELAPML from the exons atggctgttgtgcatgaagcag GAAGTATTTACatgaacctcaacaatgttTTGATGCTCACTGGAACAAACTTTAGAGCCTGGAGAGATTTGGTCGAGCGTTATATGAtgatgcatgagaatatagacctAGTCTTTCATGAGGATGAACCTGAGGCATTAACTAAAGATAGTTCAACTGAGGAGGTTAAGGCATTTAAAGCCTGGCACAGGTCAAATAGAATGGCCAAGAACACCATTAGGAACACTATGTTTGACACTGTAAGAGGTAGTGTAGAAGAAcctgacttggctactgactaTATGGAGGCCATTAAGAGAAAATTTAAAGAGAGTGAGAAAGCAGAGGCTGCAAGATTGTCTAAGGCTTTCCATGAGCTGAAGTATGAAGGATctgggggagttagagagcacatAATGAAGCTGATCTACATTAATGCTAGGCTCAGGGAGTTACTGATGGGAGCGAATATAGCCAAGTGGTGCATGTTGCACTGCAttctttgccaaataccttcaGTGGGCTTAGAACTAGCTCCAATGCTCTAA